The Bubalus bubalis isolate 160015118507 breed Murrah chromosome 1, NDDB_SH_1, whole genome shotgun sequence genome includes a region encoding these proteins:
- the GPAT4 gene encoding glycerol-3-phosphate acyltransferase 4 (The RefSeq protein has 1 substitution compared to this genomic sequence): MFLLLPFDSLIVSLLGISLTVLFTLLLVFIIVPAIFGVSFGIRKLYMKTLLKIFAWATLRMERGAKEKNHQLYKPYTNGIIAKDPTSLEEEIKEIRRSGSSKALDNTPEFELSDIFYFCRKGMETIMDDEVTKRFSAEELESWNLLSRTNYNFQYISLRLTVLWGLGVLIRYCFLLPLRIALAFTGISLLVVGTTMVGYLPNGRFKEFLSKHVHLMCYRICVRALTAIITYHDRKNRPRNGGICVANHTSPIDVIILASDGYYAMVGQVHGGLMGVIQRAMVKACPHVWFERSEVKDRHLVARRLTEHVQDKSKLPILIFPEGTCINNTSVMMFKKGSFEIGATVYPVAIKYDPQFGDAFWNSSKYGMVTYLLRMMTSWAIVCSVWYLPPMTRQAEEDAVQFANRVKSAIARQGGLVDLLWDGGLKREKVKDTFKEEQQKLYSKMIVGNHEDRSRS, encoded by the exons ATGTTCCTGCTGCTGCCTTTCGACAGCCTGATTGTCAGCCTCCTGGGCATCTCCCTGACGGTCCTCTTCACCCTCCTGCTGGTTTTCATCATCGTCCCCGCCGTTTTCGGAGTCTCCTTTGGTATCCGAAAGCTCTACATGAAAACTCTGTTAAAGATCTTTGCG TGGGCTACCTtgaggatggagagaggagccaagGAGAAGAACCACCAGCTTTACAAGCCCTACACCAATG GAATCATTGCAAAAGACCCCACGTCACTAGAGGAGGAGATCAAAGAAATCCGCCGGAGTGGGAGCAGTAAGGCCCTGGACAACACTCCCGAGTTTGAGCTCTCagacattttctatttctgccGGAAAGGAATGGAGACCATCATGGACGACGAGGTGACCAAGAGGTTCTCGGCAGAGGAGCTGGAGTCCTGGAACCTACTGAGCAGGACCAATTATAACTTCCAGTACATCAGCCTGCGGCTCACTGTGCTGTGGGGCTTGGGCGTACTCATCCGCTACTGCTTCCTGCTGCCGCTCAG GATAGCTCTCGCTTTCACGGGGATCAGCCTCCTGGTGGTGGGCACAACGATGGTGGGGTACCTGCCAAACGGGAG GTTCAAGGAGTTCCTGAGCAAGCACGTTCACCTCATGTGCTACCGGATTTGCGTGCGCGCTCTGACGGCCATCATCACCTACCACGACAG GAAGAACCGGCCTAGAAACGGCGGCATCTGCGTGGCTAACCACACGTCTCCCATTGACGTCATCATCCTGGCCAGCGACGGCTACTACGCCATG GTGGGGCAGGTGCACGGCGGCCTCATGGGAGTCATCCAGAGAGCCATGGTCAAGGCCTGCCCCCACGTCTGGTTCGAGCGCTCCGAAGTGAAGGATCGCCACCTGGTGGCCAGAAG GCTGACCGAGCACGTGCAGGATAAAAGCAAGTTGCCCATCCTCATCTTTCCGGAGG GAACCTGCATCAATAATACATCAGTGATGATGTTCAAAAAGGGAAGTTTCGAAATTGGAGCCACAGTTTACCCTGTTGCTATCAAG TATGACCCGCAGTTCGGGGACGCCTTCTGGAACAGCAGCAAGTACGGAATGGTGACCTACCTGCTTAGGATGATGACCAGCTGGGCCATCGTCTGCAGCGTGTGGTACCTGCCCCCGATGACCAGACAG GCGGAGGAGGATGCAGTCCAGTTTGCCAACAGGGTGAAGTCTGCCATCGCCAGGCAGGGCGGCCTGGTGGACCTGCTGTG GGACGGCGGCCTGAAgcgggagaaggtgaaggacacgTTCAAGGAGGAGCAGCAGAAGCTGTACAGCAAGATGATTGTCGGCAACCACGAGGACCGGAGCCGGTCCTGA
- the GPAT4 gene encoding glycerol-3-phosphate acyltransferase 4 isoform X2, which translates to MFKEFLSKHVHLMCYRICVRALTAIITYHDRKNRPRNGGICVANHTSPIDVIILASDGYYAMVGQVHGGLMGVIQRAMVKACPHVWFERSEVKDRHLVARRLTEHVQDKSKLPILIFPEGTCINNTSVMMFKKGSFEIGATVYPVAIKYDPQFGDAFWNSSKYGMVTYLLRMMTSWAIVCSVWYLPPMTRQAEEDAVQFANRVKSAIARQGGLVDLLWDGGLKREKVKDTFKEEQQKLYSKMIVGNHEDRSRS; encoded by the exons AT GTTCAAGGAGTTCCTGAGCAAGCACGTTCACCTCATGTGCTACCGGATTTGCGTGCGCGCTCTGACGGCCATCATCACCTACCACGACAG GAAGAACCGGCCTAGAAACGGCGGCATCTGCGTGGCTAACCACACGTCTCCCATTGACGTCATCATCCTGGCCAGCGACGGCTACTACGCCATG GTGGGGCAGGTGCACGGCGGCCTCATGGGAGTCATCCAGAGAGCCATGGTCAAGGCCTGCCCCCACGTCTGGTTCGAGCGCTCCGAAGTGAAGGATCGCCACCTGGTGGCCAGAAG GCTGACCGAGCACGTGCAGGATAAAAGCAAGTTGCCCATCCTCATCTTTCCGGAGG GAACCTGCATCAATAATACATCAGTGATGATGTTCAAAAAGGGAAGTTTCGAAATTGGAGCCACAGTTTACCCTGTTGCTATCAAG TATGACCCGCAGTTCGGGGACGCCTTCTGGAACAGCAGCAAGTACGGAATGGTGACCTACCTGCTTAGGATGATGACCAGCTGGGCCATCGTCTGCAGCGTGTGGTACCTGCCCCCGATGACCAGACAG GCGGAGGAGGATGCAGTCCAGTTTGCCAACAGGGTGAAGTCTGCCATCGCCAGGCAGGGCGGCCTGGTGGACCTGCTGTG GGACGGCGGCCTGAAgcgggagaaggtgaaggacacgTTCAAGGAGGAGCAGCAGAAGCTGTACAGCAAGATGATTGTCGGCAACCACGAGGACCGGAGCCGGTCCTGA
- the GPAT4 gene encoding glycerol-3-phosphate acyltransferase 4 isoform X1: MFLLLPFDSLIVSLLGISLTVLFTLLLVFIIVPAVFGVSFGIRKLYMKTLLKIFAWATLRMERGAKEKNHQLYKPYTNGIIAKDPTSLEEEIKEIRRSGSSKALDNTPEFELSDIFYFCRKGMETIMDDEVTKRFSAEELESWNLLSRTNYNFQYISLRLTVLWGLGVLIRYCFLLPLRIALAFTGISLLVVGTTMVGYLPNGRFKEFLSKHVHLMCYRICVRALTAIITYHDRKNRPRNGGICVANHTSPIDVIILASDGYYAMVGQVHGGLMGVIQRAMVKACPHVWFERSEVKDRHLVARRLTEHVQDKSKLPILIFPEGTCINNTSVMMFKKGSFEIGATVYPVAIKCGPLDSCLLSGTRARPFSSHPRLKKAHM; encoded by the exons ATGTTCCTGCTGCTGCCTTTCGACAGCCTGATTGTCAGCCTCCTGGGCATCTCCCTGACGGTCCTCTTCACCCTCCTGCTGGTTTTCATCATCGTCCCCGCCGTTTTCGGAGTCTCCTTTGGTATCCGAAAGCTCTACATGAAAACTCTGTTAAAGATCTTTGCG TGGGCTACCTtgaggatggagagaggagccaagGAGAAGAACCACCAGCTTTACAAGCCCTACACCAATG GAATCATTGCAAAAGACCCCACGTCACTAGAGGAGGAGATCAAAGAAATCCGCCGGAGTGGGAGCAGTAAGGCCCTGGACAACACTCCCGAGTTTGAGCTCTCagacattttctatttctgccGGAAAGGAATGGAGACCATCATGGACGACGAGGTGACCAAGAGGTTCTCGGCAGAGGAGCTGGAGTCCTGGAACCTACTGAGCAGGACCAATTATAACTTCCAGTACATCAGCCTGCGGCTCACTGTGCTGTGGGGCTTGGGCGTACTCATCCGCTACTGCTTCCTGCTGCCGCTCAG GATAGCTCTCGCTTTCACGGGGATCAGCCTCCTGGTGGTGGGCACAACGATGGTGGGGTACCTGCCAAACGGGAG GTTCAAGGAGTTCCTGAGCAAGCACGTTCACCTCATGTGCTACCGGATTTGCGTGCGCGCTCTGACGGCCATCATCACCTACCACGACAG GAAGAACCGGCCTAGAAACGGCGGCATCTGCGTGGCTAACCACACGTCTCCCATTGACGTCATCATCCTGGCCAGCGACGGCTACTACGCCATG GTGGGGCAGGTGCACGGCGGCCTCATGGGAGTCATCCAGAGAGCCATGGTCAAGGCCTGCCCCCACGTCTGGTTCGAGCGCTCCGAAGTGAAGGATCGCCACCTGGTGGCCAGAAG GCTGACCGAGCACGTGCAGGATAAAAGCAAGTTGCCCATCCTCATCTTTCCGGAGG GAACCTGCATCAATAATACATCAGTGATGATGTTCAAAAAGGGAAGTTTCGAAATTGGAGCCACAGTTTACCCTGTTGCTATCAAG TGTGGACCCTTGGACAGCTGCCTCCTCTCTGGAACACGGGCACGGCCATTTTCCTCCCATCCGAGGCTGAAGAAAGCCCACATGTGA